The nucleotide window GTTTCTATCTGCAAAATAATTAAGCAAAAATCAATGATAAGAATTAAACTAAAAGACAAATCTTGAAAAATAAATTCGGAGTTCTTTGCTTTTTTATCATTGTCGGAATCATCATTTCGTTCATCATCAATTTGAATATTGGTTATGCAAAACTTTCATTTTCAGATTTTTATAATGAATCCGCGGAACAATTTGAAATCGCAGGATTCAGAATCAACCGCGCTTTAGCAATGATTTTGGCTGGAATTGCGATTCCGACGAGTGGTTTTCTTTTGCAGGAATATTTCAAAAATCCTTTGGCTGGTCCGGATGTTTTGGGAATCACGTCGGTTTCCAGTTTATTTGTGGCGTTTTATATTTTCTTTTCGCAAGATGTTTTGATTCCGGATTTCCTGCAGAATAGCTTTATCAGTTTGTCATCAATTCTTGGAAGTGTTGTTTTGATGATGGTTTTGCTTTTGTTTTCGAATCGGTTTCGGGACAAAAGTTTTATCATTATTTTCGGATTTCTGATTTCGGCTTTGGCTGGAGCTGTTGTTTCGTTTCTTCAGTTTTATGTGGAAAGTCAAAGCCTGAAAAACTATATTCTATGGACTTTCGGAGCGAATAATCAAGCTAATTTTTCTCAGATTTCAATCTTAACCATTTTAATAATTATCGGTTTATTTTTCACATTCAAATCTATAAAACCTTTGATTGGAAATTCTCTTGGAGTTGCTTATGCGCAAAGTTTTGGAGTGAGTCAATCAAAACTGAAAATCAGCATCATTGTCGCTTCATCCATTCTATCAGCTTCTGTGACGGCTTT belongs to Chryseobacterium sp. KACC 21268 and includes:
- a CDS encoding iron ABC transporter permease is translated as MLKNKFGVLCFFIIVGIIISFIINLNIGYAKLSFSDFYNESAEQFEIAGFRINRALAMILAGIAIPTSGFLLQEYFKNPLAGPDVLGITSVSSLFVAFYIFFSQDVLIPDFLQNSFISLSSILGSVVLMMVLLLFSNRFRDKSFIIIFGFLISALAGAVVSFLQFYVESQSLKNYILWTFGANNQANFSQISILTILIIIGLFFTFKSIKPLIGNSLGVAYAQSFGVSQSKLKISIIVASSILSASVTAFLGPILFIGVVVPHFCRMLWNPAQFWHQLILNVVLGVFVMQVFSIISELSQFPINIITTFFGIPVILLMLIKKQ